CGGAGGTCCTTCCGGGCCTCCGCGGCGTTGCCTCGCAACGCACACATCGCATCGCATGGTTCGTCGGGCCCCGCGCCCGGCGATGCCGCTGGCACAAGGGGAGGGCAGGCGACATGCGGCACCAGCAGATGGCACTCGACGCGCTGCTGAGCGACTTCTTCGGCGACAGCAAGCGCGGCGCCGCCGCCTCGAGCGAGAAGCGGCTGATGCTGGCCGTCCTGCGCAACGCCCTCGAGTGCTACCAGAAGCACCTCCACGCCACCGATCGCACCGGCCGCGAGCTCTTCGCCGAAGCCGCGGCGTGGATCGAATCGACCAACGGCCACGGGCTGTTCTCCTTCGAGAACATCAGCGAAGCGCTCGAGCTCGAGCCGCAGTACGTGCGCCGGCAACTGGCGCGCTGGAAGCAGAGCCAGCTCGACCCCCGCCGCTGAGCCGCCCTGCCGCCATGCGGGCGCGGCGCGGCCGGCGATGACGGGTCCCGCAACCCGAGCGATCGACGGCGATCAGCGCGGCGCCGCGAAGCGGCCCGGCGCCAGCAGGCCGGCGTCGAAGCGTTGGGTGCGGCCGTCGAGCAGCAGATCGGCGGCGATGGCGCCGACCGCGCCGCTGGTCTCGATGCCGCAGCCGCCCTGCCCGGCCAGCCAGAAGAAGCCGGGCAGCAGCGGATCCTCGCCGACCACCAGCACGCGGTCGGGCGAGAACGTGCGCAGCCCGGCCCAGGCGCGCCGGATGTGACGCGGCGCCAGGCGCGGCGCGACGCAGGCGACGCGCTCGGCGGCGGTGGCGATCGCCAGCTCGTCCGGCGTCGCGTCGCACGGCGCCAGCGGCTCCTCGTCCATCGGGCTGGCGAACAACCCGCCCGACTCGGGCGCGAAGTACACGTGCTGCGAGGCGTGCTCGACCAGCGGCCAGTCGCGCACGGCGAGGCCGTCGGGCGCCGCGAAGGTGATGATCGTGCGCCGGCAGGGCGTCAGCGGGATCGGCGACGCGCCGGCCTGCGCCGCGACGACCCCGGCCCAGGCGCCCGCGGCGTCCACCACCCAGCGCGCCTCGACCTCGCCGGCGCTGGTCGACACCCCGGCCACCCGCCCGCCGGCGCTGCGCACGCCGCGCACGGTGACGCCGCAGACCCGCTCGGCGCCGCGCTGCGCCGCGCCGCGCAGGTAGGCCCACAGCAGCTCGTGCACCTCGATGTGGCCGTCGTCTGGCAGGAAGACGCCGCCGGCGACGCGCGCCGGGTCGAGCGCCGGAACCCGCGCCAGCACCTCGGCGGCGCTCTGCGGCTCGACCCGCGTGCCGCCCGCCACGACCGCCGGCACCTGGGCGCGCACCGCGCTCCACACCGGCTCCTCGCAGACGACGAGGATGCCGGTCGGGCGCAGCAGCGGCGCGGACGCGAAGTCCGCCGGCGGCTGGCGCAGGAAGGCCGCGCCCTGCGTCTTCAGCGCCTGCAGCGCCGGGATCGGATCCCACTCCACCGCCACCGCGGCGCTGCGCCCGGTCGAGTGGTGGCCGGGCTGCGCCTCGCGTTCGAGCAGCAGCACGTCGCGCAGGCCGCGGGCGGTGAGGAAGTATGCGAGGGAGGCGCCGGCGATGCCGCCGCCGACGATCACCACTTCGTAGGCGCGCTTCTCCATCGCGCTCACGCGGCGGGCGCGCCGCGCACCCGCCGCCAGGCCGCCGACGCCGCCACCGGCACCGCGACCAGCACCCCCCACATGCCGAACATGAAGGCGACGAACACCAGCCAGTTCGCCGCCGGTCCCTGCGGCGCCAGGCCGCGCTGCCCGGTGAGCGCGCCGAGGGTGGCGCCGAGCACGTTGCCCCAAGCCGCCAGCACGGCGCCCCAGGTCACCAGCCGCTCGCCGGCCCGCCCGAGCGGCAACGACGGCGCGCAGCCCGCCAGCGCCAGCAGCATGAGGCCGTTGAGCACCCCCTCGGCGTGCGCGAGTTTCCAGGCGCGCGCCGCCGCCTCGCCCCACTCGCCGACCAGCGCGGCGCCGTACGGCGCGCCGGCGAGCAGCCCCGCGAGCAGCACCAGGAGGCCGTTGAAGGTGAGCATCGCCGCCGCCCGTGGACGCATCGCCATCTCCCCGCCGTCAGCCGCCGACCCGCGCCAGGATCGTGTCGTTGTAGCTCTTGCCCGCCGGGATGTGGGCGAAGGCGCGTTCCGGCAGACAGCTCAGGTAGAGCGCGCGCCGGCCGGGACCGCGCCCGCGCGGCGGCGGCGCCGCGTGCATGACGTCGCCGACGTGCACCGTGCAGTCGCCGGGCTCGGTGTCGACCGCGACGGTCAGCGCCCGCTCCAGATCGGCGCGATGGCACGACGCGCGGTGCGTCCCGGGCGCGAAGTGGAGCTGTCCGCTGGCCGCGGTGGCGGCGTCGAGCTGGATGCCGATGTTGATCGCCGGACAGGTCAGCGGATGGCCGCCGAGGCCGCAGTCGCGATGCCACGGCAGATCCGACAGGCCCTCCACCACGTCCGGCTGCTTGCACACCACCGAATGACCGTCGCTGCGGTCGCCGGCGACGCGCAGCGGTTCGTCGCTCAGCGCCAGCAGGCGGCGGATGCGCGGGTCGTCGCCGAGGGCGGCGATCGCCGGCTCGGCGAGCCCGAGGTAGATCAGGCGGCAGAGCACCGGCGTCCCGTCGCCGCGCGTCGCCCACCACGACCGTCCGTCGCCGGGCCGCGCCGCCGCCTGCCGGCGCTCGACGATCGCGGTCAGGCGCGCGATCTCCGCCGGCGTGAAGACGCCCTTGACCAGGGCGAACCCGGCCTCGCGCAGGAAGTGGCGCAGCGGCGCCGGCGGTCCGTCGGCGGGAAACGCGCGGTGGACGTCGAGCGGACCGCCGGCGGGGTCGCGCAGAGCGAGCGCCGCCGGATCGAAGATCGGCCGGCCGCTGGCGAGGGCGCGCAGCGCCGGCTCCCAGCGCTCGAGGTCGGCGTAGCCGCCGGCGGCGAAACGCACCCGGCCGCCGTAGAGCAGGCCGGCGGCGGTGGCGGTCTCGTCGACGAAGTCGCGCCACGCCGCCGCGTCGAGCTCGGCGACGACCGGCGCCTCGCCGCTGGCGTCGACGCGCAGCGTCTCGCCATCCGGCGTGAAGCGGCGGGCGCGCCCATCGGCGAGCCGCCAGGCGAAGGGCGGCGCGTCGCGCACGTCGCGCGTCGCCTGACGGCCGACCGGCGTCGCCAGGCGCTCGGGCAGCATCCGGTGCCAGGCGTCGAAGTCGAGCGGCGGGAACGTCATCGGCGAGCCTGCTGTAGCGAAAGCGTGGTCGCTTGCGAAGCCGCGCCGCCGGCGCGCCGCGGAGCCCCGTGAGCGCTCAGCCGAACAGCCAGCCCATGAGGCGCTCGATCTGGCGGGCGCGCCGCAGCGAGTAGGGAAACCACGCCGGCTCGCGGCGGCGGCGGCGCGGCTCGACCAGCAGCGCCTGGCGGACGCAGAACTGGCGCAGGCCCTCGGCGCCGCCGTGGCGGGTGCCGACGCCGCTCTGCTTGACGCCGCCGAAGGGCAGCGCCGGCACGCCGGCCGAGAGCACGCACTCGTTGACGCAGGCGTTGCCGGTCTCCAGGCGCTCGGCGATGGCGACGCCGCGCGCCACGTCGCGCGTCCACACCGAGGCATTGAGCCCGTAGGCGCTGTCGTTGGCGAGGCGGATCGCCTCCTCGACGTCGGCCACCGCCATCACCGGAATCACCGGGCCGAAGGTCTCCTCGCGCATGATCGCCATGTCGTGGTCGACGCCGGCCAGCACCGTCGGCGCGTAGCACGGCGCCGTGCCGTCGCCGACGCGGGCGCCGCCGGTGAGGACGCGGGCGCCGCGCGCCACCGCGTCGGCGACGTGGCGCTCGACGATCTCCATCTGCCGCGGGCTGGTGAACGGACCGAAGTCGATGTCCGCCGCCGGCCCGTTCGGCCCGGTGCGCAGGGCGCGCACCTGCTCCACCAGCTTGGCGGTGAACGCCTCGGCGACCGGCGCCTCGACGTAGACGCGCTCGACCGACATGCACACCTGGCCGGTCATCAGACAGCCGCCCCACGCCGCGCCGGCGGCGGCGCGGTCGAGGTCGGCG
This is a stretch of genomic DNA from bacterium. It encodes these proteins:
- a CDS encoding FAD-binding oxidoreductase, with protein sequence MEKRAYEVVIVGGGIAGASLAYFLTARGLRDVLLLEREAQPGHHSTGRSAAVAVEWDPIPALQALKTQGAAFLRQPPADFASAPLLRPTGILVVCEEPVWSAVRAQVPAVVAGGTRVEPQSAAEVLARVPALDPARVAGGVFLPDDGHIEVHELLWAYLRGAAQRGAERVCGVTVRGVRSAGGRVAGVSTSAGEVEARWVVDAAGAWAGVVAAQAGASPIPLTPCRRTIITFAAPDGLAVRDWPLVEHASQHVYFAPESGGLFASPMDEEPLAPCDATPDELAIATAAERVACVAPRLAPRHIRRAWAGLRTFSPDRVLVVGEDPLLPGFFWLAGQGGCGIETSGAVGAIAADLLLDGRTQRFDAGLLAPGRFAAPR
- a CDS encoding aldehyde dehydrogenase family protein, whose translation is AVLERLERETGKARVDVVGELMGVCLDLGWLARRAPRWLRRQRVSTRPLFGKRGYVVHRPRGVVGIISPWNAPLNLALGDALPALLAGNAVIIKPSELAPLAVQRAVAALGSALPPGVLQVVIGAGATGAALVDQVDLVCVTGSPQTGRRVMERAARRLTPVLLELGGKDPMIVCADADLDRAAAGAAWGGCLMTGQVCMSVERVYVEAPVAEAFTAKLVEQVRALRTGPNGPAADIDFGPFTSPRQMEIVERHVADAVARGARVLTGGARVGDGTAPCYAPTVLAGVDHDMAIMREETFGPVIPVMAVADVEEAIRLANDSAYGLNASVWTRDVARGVAIAERLETGNACVNECVLSAGVPALPFGGVKQSGVGTRHGGAEGLRQFCVRQALLVEPRRRRREPAWFPYSLRRARQIERLMGWLFG
- a CDS encoding phytanoyl-CoA dioxygenase family protein, with translation MTFPPLDFDAWHRMLPERLATPVGRQATRDVRDAPPFAWRLADGRARRFTPDGETLRVDASGEAPVVAELDAAAWRDFVDETATAAGLLYGGRVRFAAGGYADLERWEPALRALASGRPIFDPAALALRDPAGGPLDVHRAFPADGPPAPLRHFLREAGFALVKGVFTPAEIARLTAIVERRQAAARPGDGRSWWATRGDGTPVLCRLIYLGLAEPAIAALGDDPRIRRLLALSDEPLRVAGDRSDGHSVVCKQPDVVEGLSDLPWHRDCGLGGHPLTCPAINIGIQLDAATAASGQLHFAPGTHRASCHRADLERALTVAVDTEPGDCTVHVGDVMHAAPPPRGRGPGRRALYLSCLPERAFAHIPAGKSYNDTILARVGG